ttctctcatggttttatctataatatttctcttttttgaaaaaataaatattttcaatatattttagtaCACAATTGCTTTTATGTTTAGCCACACTGATATATAAGGTCTGGATGTGGAATAATTATTAATTGGATGGATACTTTTGtttaaattatttgttttctttcaaaTTTAGATGTGGTCATGTACTTATGCTTGTGTATTGTTTTGAGTACAAGAGGCATGTTATTGGCTCAATCTGTATGGATACCAGTATGTGAAACATGATCATAAATCAAGGCCCAGTTTTAGTTGCAGATTGTGATGACTCGCGTTGTATTGTGCTATCTTCAATGTCAAAAGATTGGTTCCTTTTTAAGCAGTTTTCATTTGCATTTGCATTGGTTCCTTTTATAATTTAATGTGTAACTTTAAAGCTTAGAAATCTATGTATTGTGtgtaatttttattatatatacctTGAACCAGTGCCTCAAATGGTTCAATGATAGTATGATTATGAAAACATTGTTTTTTTTCCCAGAGtggaaatgaagaaaatgatagCTTTGGGGTTTGAGGGTTCAGCTAACAAGATTGGTGTTGGGGTTGTGACATTGGATGGCACCATTCTTTCAAACCCACGCCACACCTACATCACTCCTCCTGGTCAAGGCTTTCTTCCCAGGGAAACAGCACAGCACCATCTCCAACACATTCTTCCCCTTGTCAAATCTGCTCTGCAAACAGCACAGGTCACTCCACAGGATATTGACTGCATCTGTTACACCAAGGGTCCTGGCATGGGAGCTCCATTACAAGTGTCTGCTATTGTTATTCGTGTGCTTTCACTGCTTTGGAAGAAGCCCATTGTTGCTGTCAATCATTGTGTAGCACATATTGAGATGGGAAGGGTTGTCACCGGTGCTGTTGATCCTGTTGTTCTGTATGTCAGTGGTGGCAACACTCAAGTCATTGCTTACAGTGAAGGGCGTTACCGAATCTTTGGGGAAACCATTGATATTGCTGTGGGGAATTGCTTGGATCGCTTTGCAAGGGTGTTGACTCTTTCTAATGATCCTAGTCCTGGATATAACATTGAGCAGGTGCTTCACTAACTATCTATTTTACGTAGTTTATGGTGCTTGTATGGAATATGGAACATTTTTGTTGTACTTTTCCCTTAGCTGGGTTACAATATGAGAGGTTGCTTGTATGGTCTTACATTGGAAGTTAAAATTGAATGAGTTTGTCCTCTTCATTTTTGTTTCTGATATCAAACCTGGTGCTTCTAGTTTTCTGTTATTTATATGCAACTTAAGCAGTAATGAATTGTATTTGCCTATTCTTTCTTCAAGTTCCAGCACGGAAATCTTTCTTGGTTTTTATCTGTTTTACTTATTTCCCCATTTATCTTATGTTTAATGTAATGAAAAacttgaaaaatgttttcttatTCAATACTTTTACTTGGAGTTTTACATGTATTATGTTGTATTGTGCTTAATTGAATAATGTTGTCATAGTTTGATCTGTCTCAACTTGGCTTAtatggttttcttcttcttcagcttgcaAAGAAAGGAGAGAAATTTATAGACCTTCCATATGTTGTCAAAGGGATGGATGTATCTTTTAGTGGAATATTGAGCTATATTGAAGCAACTGCTGCTGAACAGCTTAAAAATAATGAGTGCACGCCTGCAGATTTGTGCTACTCTCTGCAGGTAAGTCTGATTTTGCTGCTCCCTTTCCCTCCTTGTATGTTATAAATAATAAACTTGCAAATTAATATTTCTTAGTATTTTGCAGGAGACGTTGTTTGCCATGTTAGTCGAGATAACTGAGCGAGCCATGGCTCATTGTGACTCGAAAGATGTTCTTATAGTTGGTGGTGTAGGTTGCAACGAGCGCTTGCAGGAGATGATGAGAACAATGTGCTCTGAACGTGGAGGAAGGTTGTTTGCCACCGATGATCGGTACTGCATTGATAATGGTGCAATGATCGCTTATACTGGTCTCCTTGAATATGCCCACGGTGCATCAACTCCGCTGGAGGATTCGACATTCACCCAGCGGTTCCGGACAGATGAAGTCAAAGCAATATGGAGAGAAGCAAATTTGGCAAAATAAAATGGTCTTGCAGAGAAAAGCATTTGATTATTGAATCTTGAGGTGTGGCCTTTTCCTTGTACACATAATTAGACCTTCATTGTAGAATATGAAATGGCTGTTTTTACTATGTAAAAAATTTCTATTCATTGTCAAGCTTAAGTGAGAATTTTCCATATCCTAACGAGTCAAGTTCATTTATAAGCCTCCCTTTGGTCATTGTAGGTCTAGTACCAAAACGCagataaaaaaagaaattaaacctTTACTAAAgattatctatctatatattgATTTTGTTACTATTTGGTGTCTGTTGAAAATATGTGAAAGCCTAGCTATATAATTGAACATTGATTGTTTCATTGTCTAAGgaatttctttttcattctGACCTGACAGGTCTGAATCTGAATGCTCATATGTAACTGAGGGATAAGAACAAAAAGAACACGTCGCTAATTGatatccaaatcaattttcttcaAGCTGAGGTTTATGCTCAATGGTGTTTAAATTTATTAGCACGGTAAATTTATGTGTGAAGAAACTCTTGGATTTGTTTGATATTTTGTGGAGTTATTATGTGTTGCAACCATGGCATCCACGCTAAGATATACCAAGGTCCATTGTTCTGTTCTGTATACTACTGACTTTGGCTTTGTACCAAGGTCCAGTGTGTCATGGCATGAGTATGTTTATAACACTCATTTTTCGATCCCACTCTCTCCTACAGGATATATTAATTTGGCTTTTTCCACGTGATATATGTGCACTAAGGTAGTCTCAGTCTTTTCAGACTTTGGTTTATGTATTAAGCCTTCTGTCCAAGTTAGTCTCTGTGCATTACTGTTTTGGTGGCAATATTTAGAAGTCATGAAACATTGCATGAAGTTCGATACCATTTTCAATATGTTAAGCAATGAGGTTGATCTTTGGAGAGTTTAATCTTTAACCATGAGTAAGTTTGTTTGACGGGTAAATAAAATTAGGGAATAATTTTCCATTTAAACTTCTATAAATAAACTCTatcattgaataattttttagcCTCATTATTAAAAAGATACATACCTTTCTCTAGTAGAATTTGAAGCTTAATTCTTCTTAATCCATTAATCATTGTCTAAGGATTATATAGGGAATAACAAGCATGATCGGCTGAATGCAAAGTATATTTTTTCACTTAAAGGGCGAAAGTGATTCTAGAATAAGATACTACTAGTAGTTTTGTAGTAGCTTTTGTGGGAGAATAAgtgattgtaaaaggttttatgGTGAAGCTTAACATGCTTAGATGTTTTTTCACTCTTCCTATATTAAATGTGATGCGCTTCTAAGCATAAGGTGCTTATCCTGCAAATTTTGCAAACTAAGCTGCACCATAGGCATCTCTACTTACGCTCTCTCTGGTTAGCTTTGATTTTGCGAAGTGTTACAATAATCTATGACATGTTGCTTATTACTCCCTATtgttgaaaagaaaagagaagtgTACATTACAACTATCAGCCATCTACTAGACGACATTATGATAAATAACATTCATGACTTCCTAAAAAAGTTGGACACTCTAAAGGAAGCTTGGAAAAAGTAATAAAAGAATTTACAAACAATCATTAACGGTGTTCAACTTGAACATGAAAATAGGCATGTGATAGTGTGAGTTATAAATACATTTTCCTTTTCATATACATTTACTCCATAGACAATGATTAATGGATTAAGAAGAATTAAGCTTCAAATTCTACTAGAGAAAGGAAAAACATTTAACTTAGGCTGCCGTTGCACAATGCATATTTATATTTCAAACATGTAACAGTTATTTTTCAAAAGGAAAAACAGAAGCAAACTAAAACTACTCCATACATTTATTTAGGTTGCACAATGCAGATTGACACAAAAAGAGAAGGACATTAAAGAAACAGGTTTCCATGTGATCTAACCAGCAAAATATGGGGTTTTATCCCTATGAGTCACTCTAAAACAGTTGTGAATATAAGCTGGTTCTCTACATATCTACGAAATAAGAAATAGAAGTGGTTTCACACAGAGGCTTTCATAATATGATTAATATCTCTTTCAACAAAAAGAGGATCCTAGGATGATGCTTTTTGACAGAAAAACAGTGGAAATTAAGATGGAATTTTATCTGCTATACATCTTAGAAAGTAGCATGCTTATCAAATTTGTACATTGACAGTTAATATTTGTATAGGAGCATGTATAGCTGCATGTTATGTAATGGGATAACCGCTATTATCCTTGTCAACTGCAAACACACCAGTGAAATCAGGTTTGTCAATTGTCTCAAGCAATTACAATGTAAAAATAGAACTAAGTATTTTAGCATTGCTTGTAGGAACTAGTAGACCTTTCTCCTGGCTTCAGTGCCAGCCCTGTATTATAAACTGCTTCTCTTTATGCCAGTTTATACTGCAATATTGAAAAACTTTTGTGATGATCATGTCCAAAAAGTATGCACAAGCCCAAGGTATTTTTATATTGGATACAAGCTAGCTTGTTTTAAGGGGATGTCAGGAGTGCCTGAGATTCAAATAACTGCACTTGTTTGCATAGAAGTGAGCAAAGAGAAAGAATAAATGATAAATATATTGAGTAGTGGATGGTGCTAAGAAAGAGCAAGTATCTTGAGCCTATATTGTGAAGCTTCTCAAACATAAGGCCTAAGCCAATGCTAAATAAGAACATGATAGATCAACTGAGGCACAGACCGTCTAGGAACAATAACAGGCATATGATATCCATTACTTAAATAAAAGTTGACAGGGTTGCAGAGCTCCGCGGGCATGATTCTATTAACATTTGAAGTTTTTTCTGCTGATCCTCACTACTGCAACTTATTGTCATGGTGCGTAAAGATGTTGAATTTTGCATAACATACTTAACAAATCTCATCTGATTTGCCATGCCTGTATAATTTGCAATAACACACTTTTTGAGCTGTGAAGAAAAACATTCCGGAACGAACCAATGCTCAGAAGAAGAATCTTTGAAATCAAAGACAAATATTTGAAGGTTAGGGCTGCAATTGAGTATATATAGCTTAAGTTCGACGTTAATGAGCTCCAGATGAATTAAATTGGGAAACATAGGAATGTCTTCACCACACCACTGCAAGAGTTGTAAAGAGAAATTATTATCACCACCACAGTCTACAAGCAAGcagaaaacaaaaaacacaCTAAACATTATCCTCCTTTACCATATACTAACCTGGTCTGAGCTCAGAAACTTCACATTAGAAAAAACTTCCATCGGAATAAAAAATACCTCAAGATGGCAGCTGAGTTTAAAGACCTCTGCTCTGACCAACTTGGATAAACTCTTAAATTTCCGTTGGAATAAAGAGTCATAAAAGACTACATCATTTGCTTCCAGAATTTCAAGAATTGGGCATCCATAAAGAAACTCCATAAAATCTTGAGCCGGTAAAAAGACAACTTCTCTCAGGGTTTTAAGGGATTAAAGGTAAATAGGAGAAGAAAGATCATATCTATTTGGAAAAAATGCACAGGTCAACTTGAGAGAAACAAGTGTTGTGCAGCTGAAGATGTTGCTAGGCAAATAGAATGAAGGGTGACACTCAACTTCAAGGTTCTCAACTCCACGTTGTATTGCTTTGTTCAACCATCGCTGGTCATAATACGCCTTTGTGAGGAGGCGAAACCCTTTGATTGGTTGGTGCGGACCTCGTGCCTGAATGGTTGCCCATACAAAACTGGCAAAGCCACACTGTTGTTTCTCACGTTCATAATATCTGTCACAGTCGAAATCAAGGGTGGGGACTGAAAGCCAAAGTGGCCTCCACCTCTTTGAAACATGATTTGTGTTAATGATATCTCAGTTGGAAGAAACGAGAGAATGAGAAGGAGAATTTCGTCTGACAACTCGCTAATCCTATCAGCCATTGGTTATATGAATGTAGTCCAAACTTTGTTATGATTATATATGCTTATAGAGAGATAAATTGTGAATGGAAAAAATGATCTAATTGTTGTTTGTTGCTGTCAGTGAATCAAGCAACCAAATTCCTATTTATTCTCCTCTAATCATGCGCTTGTCTTTTGCCAAAGAATGGATCAATAGACTTTTGCTTAAAGAATAGGTACAACAGATTTACAAATCTGAATAATTTAAAGAATTAAAAACTAATTATTATTAGTATTGATAATGCTCTCttagattaaaaatataatagaaaaataataaatatattttaagataaaatctaattcctaaaattaaGTGATCAAGAATATCTTAAGTACGAGTTCAAAAAGAATATCTTAAGTACATCTAAATTAAATGTAATCTttgattattttaataattaatattattctaATTTAATCCTAATCTGAAAATAAATCTTAACAAAGTAGTATCTCATTTAATTACAGTTATTATAGGCACAACAATTGGTATTTGACATTGGGTGAATCAGTGCACTCGGTTTCAAATGAACGTTTtagtgtttgtttgttttttagttCAACTCAGTTGTAACGTGATTTCACGTAGGATTCCCGATTTCCAAAGCAAGTTAGCTGAACGAAACTCACTTGTAAAGTTAGTTGAACGTACTTTCACGTTCAGTCCAACTATTTTACAAACACAGTCTTAATCACTGAAATTAAGGATGCATGAAAGTAGGCAACGGAGGATGAATTGGTTATCCCCAAGTCCGCCTGGTAGATGGAGGTTGaattgtttaatttaatttgttgaATGTTCTTCAAATTTTAGGAGGAAAATTAGAACAAGACGGATAGATGTGTGTGGCGTTGATTGTGAATCAAATATGAAGCATTGAATCccattattttaaataatatgatattctaaaataatttagaatata
This is a stretch of genomic DNA from Lotus japonicus ecotype B-129 chromosome 1, LjGifu_v1.2. It encodes these proteins:
- the LOC130731360 gene encoding uncharacterized protein LOC130731360; translated protein: MKKMIALGFEGSANKIGVGVVTLDGTILSNPRHTYITPPGQGFLPRETAQHHLQHILPLVKSALQTAQVTPQDIDCICYTKGPGMGAPLQVSAIVIRVLSLLWKKPIVAVNHCVAHIEMGRVVTGAVDPVVLYVSGGNTQVIAYSEGRYRIFGETIDIAVGNCLDRFARVLTLSNDPSPGYNIEQLAKKGEKFIDLPYVVKGMDVSFSGILSYIEATAAEQLKNNECTPADLCYSLQETLFAMLVEITERAMAHCDSKDVLIVGGVGCNERLQEMMRTMCSERGGRLFATDDRYCIDNGAMIAYTGLLEYAHGASTPLEDSTFTQRFRTDEVKAIWREANLAK